The genome window ACCCAACTCAGCCGTTCCTGGATCTCGCCCGCTGGCGGCCGCATGGTTCGGTTCAACGGCTTCGATTACGCCAATGCCACGAACGTGAGCGTGCGCAATGCCTTCAATTCGGGTGTGCCATTGGAGGAGATGAGCAGCATCGCGGTGAATGATATCATCATCGTCCGCTTGGGGAGCTTACCGGCGAATGTGAGCCATTACGCCCTCATCCGCATCACCGACATCCTGGATGTGGATGGAACGGCCGACAACGACCGCTACACCTTCAACCTGAAGTGGGCGGTCTTCACGGAGTAGCCCTGCGCCATGGTCCCCGTCCTCAGCCCGCAGGCCATCCGCGAGGCCGATGCATGGACCATAGCCAATGAGCCGATTTCATCGCAAGCGCTGATGCAGCGGGCCGCGGCCGCATGCGCGGATCGGTTGGTCAGCGCCTTAGCGAAAGGGCGATTCGGTACGGTGCGCTCCGTGCTTGTGGTGGCCGGAATGGGGAACAATGGGGGTGATGGACTGGCCCTTTCCGTCTTATTGAAGCGTGCGGGCTACGCGGTTGCAGTTGTGCGCATTGCCCATCGGGCGGAACCAGCCTCCGACAACCGCTTGGAGGCGATCAATTCCAAGGACGCCGGCGTGCAGCTGGTCGATTGCAGCGCTGCCGAGCATCTCCGGCGAATTGAGGAGGATCTGGTCATCGACGCTTTGTTCGGCACCGGCTTGAATGCCCCGCTGGATGGATTGGCCTTGGAAGCGGTGCAATGGATGAACGCGAGCCGCAAGCCCATCGTGTCCATTGATATGCCCTCGGGCCTATTCGCCGAATCGAACGCTCTGAATGGCCTGCAGGGAGTCACGCGGGCATCGCTTACGCTCACCCTCGAAGTGCCCAAACTGAGCCTGCTGCTCCCGGAGAACGATGAGTTCGTTGGGGATTGGGAGCTGGTACCGATCGGCTTGGATGCCGGGTTCGTTCGATCGAGGACCACGCCATACCATGTGCTCCAAGCCGCGGATGCACGGTCGTTGATCCGTCCTCGTCCGCGATTCGCGCACAAAGGCAGCTTCGGGCATGCACTGCTCATGGGCGGATCGCCAGGCAGGATGGGCGCGATGGTGCTGGCCACGCGGGCTGCATTGCGCAGCGGCGCCGGTCTGGTTACAGCCGCTGTTCCAGAAGCTGGCGTTCCCATCCTTCAAGCTGCGGCTCCGGAAGCAATGTGTGCTCTTGGCTGTGGTAGTGAATGGCTTGCTGAGCTACCAGACCTCACGGCTCATGCAGCGATCGGTGCTGGGCCGGGAATGGGCATGCATGCGGCCACGGCCTCGGCCCTGCGCCGATTGATTGAGCGAACTGCCGTGCCGCTGGTGCTCGATGCCGATGCGCTCAACCTGTTGGCCGCGCATCGTGAGCTGTTGAAGTCGATTCCGGACCGCGCCGTGCTCACGCCCCACACGAAGGAGTTCGAGCGGCTCGCCGGACGCGCATTCGCAACTGGTTACGATCGGCTTCAAGCTGCACGTGAGGCCGCCCAAGCCTGGCGTTGCACGATTGTGCTGAAGGGCGCTTTCACGGCCATTTGCTCGCCGGAGGGCCATGTGCGCTTCAATACCACCGGTAATCCGGGCATGGCCAAAGGCGGCAGCGGCGATGCGCTCACCGGGCTCCTCACCGGATTGCTCGCACAGGGCTATTCAACGATAGATGCGGCGACACTGGGGGTGTATCTGCATGGCCTCGCCGGTGACCTGGCTGCGAATCGGCTCGGGCAGCATGCAATGACCTCGATGGACCTGGTATTGGAGCTTCCAGCTGCTTGGTTAAGAGTACAAGGTGGATCGGTTGGAGTTGAGGCTTGATGGCGGCCCAGCTAAAGGCGAGAGCCCCACGGCTACCGTGGGGCTCTCGCTTGTAGAGGATGTGAGAATCAATTCCCCTTGCCCTCGAGCGCGCACTGGCTTTTAGCCTTGTCGAATGCTTCTTTGTAATCGTCGGAATCGGCATTCGCCAAATAGGCTTCCTTGAAAAGCGCCAAGGCTTCCTTGCACTGTCCCTGGGCAAGTAGGATAAGTCCATAGTTGTACGTGGCCTTGTGCTTTGCTGCAGGCTTGAGTTCACGGGCCTGCACCTCTTTGATGATGCGCACCGCCTCCTCCGGTTCATCGATATTGGCACGCGCCACAGCGCTCTCCAGGTCCTTCTTGAAGCTGGGGTCGCTCTTCAGCTTGATGATCTCCGTTGTTTCGCAAGGGTTCACCATGCAATCGAATTTCGCCGCCCAATCGTTCAAGGCGTTCATCTGCATCACTGAATGTTGGGGACTTCCGGGTGTGAAAGCCACACCGACTTTCGAATCCTTGATGCTGGTTTCAATCGGGAATTGATCGATGGTGGCGCCGGTTTTCGGGTCGATAAGCATTACGTTAACCGTTAGCACGTAGTATGTGGTGTTCACGGCGATTCGCATGCCGCTTGGCATCCTCGAGTTGTTGTTCGAGTTCGAGACCTGGTCCTGCTGCACGCGGCCAACAAGCATCAAGTCTGCTCCGATGAGCTTGCCCAATTGCACAGCCGTTGATTCATCGAAGGCGCCACTGTGCTGGATTTTCTGCTCCTTCATGATGCCCTCTAGCCGGTTCCGGTCAAAGACCGTGAACTGCGTGGGTTGCTTGAAGAATGCTTGACCGACTTTTTCAGAGATATCCAGCGCCCTAGGTGTGACGGTTCGGTCCTGCCCGACGAAGTCCCCGATCGCGATCTTGTGGTACTTCGACCAATCACGGGCCGCGTTCGTCTTGAGTTTGATCGGGAGCTCCAGCTCTTGCGCGGCTGCCGGTGATGCGAGCACCGCAAGGGATGCGGCAAAGGATGCGTGCAATAGGCGTTTCATGGCTAGGTTGGGTTTGGTTGGTGGTTCAAGGTGGCATTGCCAAGGGTCATGCCAAACATAAAAACACTGAACGATTGCACAAGTTGTGATTGCGGGATTCCCGCGCCGCTGTAGGCCCCGACGTGTTACCGTCGTCAGCCCTTGAGCACCTGCCGGCTGATCACCAGCTTCTGGATCTCACTGGTTCCTTCACCTATCGTGCAGAGCTTGCTGTCGCGGTAGAACTTCTCCACCGGGAAATCCTTCGTGTAGCCGTAGCCGCCGTGGATCTGCACGGCCTCATTGCTGGCCCACACGGCTACCTCGCTGGCATAGTACTTCGCCATGGCGCTCTCCTTGGTCATCTTCTTCCCGCGGTTCTTGAGGTCGGCGGCTTGCAGGGTGAGCAGCTCGGCGGCCTCAATGCGCGTGGCCATGTCGGCGAGCTTGAAGGCGATGGCTTGGAAGTTCGCGATGGGCTGTCCGAATTGCTCGCGCTCCTTGGCGTACTTCACGCTGGCCTCGTACGCCCCTTTCGCGATGCCGAGGCTGAGCGC of Flavobacteriales bacterium contains these proteins:
- a CDS encoding NAD(P)H-hydrate dehydratase, translated to MVPVLSPQAIREADAWTIANEPISSQALMQRAAAACADRLVSALAKGRFGTVRSVLVVAGMGNNGGDGLALSVLLKRAGYAVAVVRIAHRAEPASDNRLEAINSKDAGVQLVDCSAAEHLRRIEEDLVIDALFGTGLNAPLDGLALEAVQWMNASRKPIVSIDMPSGLFAESNALNGLQGVTRASLTLTLEVPKLSLLLPENDEFVGDWELVPIGLDAGFVRSRTTPYHVLQAADARSLIRPRPRFAHKGSFGHALLMGGSPGRMGAMVLATRAALRSGAGLVTAAVPEAGVPILQAAAPEAMCALGCGSEWLAELPDLTAHAAIGAGPGMGMHAATASALRRLIERTAVPLVLDADALNLLAAHRELLKSIPDRAVLTPHTKEFERLAGRAFATGYDRLQAAREAAQAWRCTIVLKGAFTAICSPEGHVRFNTTGNPGMAKGGSGDALTGLLTGLLAQGYSTIDAATLGVYLHGLAGDLAANRLGQHAMTSMDLVLELPAAWLRVQGGSVGVEA